The following proteins are co-located in the Rippkaea orientalis PCC 8801 genome:
- a CDS encoding S66 peptidase family protein yields the protein MKINRRRFLTQTLASLAFLTSIPNSNVIANSTIIKPERLKAGSGIGLFSPAGATFINQEIEIVKDAVKALGLVPYLTPHLLDRYGYLAGKDQNRAADINQLFADPKIELLLPIRGGWGCARILPYLDYELIKKNPKIIIGFSDLTALILGIYAKTGLVTFHGPNGLSSWRTQQVDSFRRVLFAGEKIVFKNQPDDDDTNRLMQVKNRITTITPGKNQGQLIGGNLSVLSGLVGSSYLPNFQGKILFVEDVGEDIYRIDRLLTHLKLAGVFDQLAGFIFGECTRCLPNGDYGSLTLEEVIKDHIQPLGIPAWSGAQIGHIENVLTFPLGVNVEINANLGTISFLESAVN from the coding sequence ATGAAAATCAATCGCCGCCGATTTTTAACTCAAACTTTAGCCAGTCTTGCTTTTTTAACATCTATACCTAATTCCAATGTTATTGCTAATTCTACTATTATTAAACCTGAAAGACTTAAAGCAGGGTCAGGGATTGGATTATTTAGTCCCGCAGGTGCAACCTTTATTAACCAAGAAATTGAAATCGTAAAAGACGCAGTAAAAGCATTAGGATTAGTCCCTTATTTGACTCCTCATTTATTAGATCGATATGGATATTTAGCGGGAAAAGATCAAAATCGTGCTGCTGATATCAATCAATTATTTGCTGATCCTAAAATTGAGTTACTGCTTCCCATTCGTGGGGGATGGGGATGTGCTAGAATTTTACCGTATTTAGACTATGAACTAATCAAAAAAAATCCTAAAATTATTATAGGATTTAGCGATTTAACTGCTCTAATCTTAGGGATTTATGCTAAAACTGGATTAGTGACGTTTCATGGACCTAATGGCCTATCTTCGTGGCGAACTCAACAAGTAGACTCCTTTCGTCGTGTTTTATTTGCAGGGGAAAAAATAGTTTTTAAAAACCAGCCTGATGATGATGATACTAATCGTTTAATGCAGGTCAAAAACCGAATTACAACCATTACTCCAGGCAAAAATCAAGGTCAATTAATTGGAGGAAATTTATCAGTATTATCTGGGTTAGTTGGTTCTTCTTATTTACCTAACTTTCAGGGAAAGATTTTATTTGTTGAAGATGTCGGAGAAGATATTTATCGAATTGATCGCCTATTAACTCATTTAAAATTAGCTGGAGTTTTCGATCAATTAGCTGGTTTTATTTTTGGAGAATGTACGCGATGTTTACCCAATGGTGATTATGGATCTTTAACCCTCGAAGAAGTCATTAAAGACCATATTCAACCCCTAGGTATTCCCGCATGGTCAGGCGCACAAATTGGTCATATAGAAAATGTTTTAACCTTTCCTCTGGGGGTTAATGTAGAAATTAATGCTAATCTTGGAACAATTTCTTTTTTAGAATCTGCTGTTAATTGA
- a CDS encoding DUF29 family protein — MNLNFPLEKITKLKARKRAIHKTKLSPNIFAENCPFTSEQLLDVEFFPQENNGIAIN, encoded by the coding sequence TTGAACCTGAACTTCCCTCTGGAAAAAATAACAAAACTAAAAGCCAGAAAACGAGCGATTCATAAAACTAAATTATCTCCTAATATCTTTGCTGAAAATTGTCCTTTTACTTCAGAACAATTGTTAGATGTTGAATTTTTTCCACAAGAGAATAACGGGATTGCTATCAATTAA
- a CDS encoding RNA-guided endonuclease InsQ/TnpB family protein — MITRRVTFRLYPSKSQSAKLFEARRLHAYLYNACVEDRKTSYQKFGKSVSYFDQQAALVPFKGCWPEYKSLNHGSLQATVKRVDFAFQRFFKGLGGYPKFRSIRQYSGWTYPDARQGFRVHSIGENGYLELRDLGIQVQMRGKARQWGTPSTCTIVYRHGNWYASITVKCEEILRQTGTGAIGIDFGTLAAIALSDGTKIENPRFLANAKEKIKRASKQKRRKKAPDHKKRVRGSNRWKKASKKVAKLQTKVASQRQDWAHKVSTQIVSCNSMVATEKLNIKGMTRKAKKGKRKRQKSGLNRSILDVGWGMTRDMIEYKLSECNGVFVEVPTQKVKPSQTCPKCGHQEKKTLEQRIHECKQCGYTNDRDVASAEVMLSWALGTSVPNRGGESSTEKPTVKSCGGFQQLASVKRQKLQSQRSGLE, encoded by the coding sequence ATGATTACACGCAGAGTTACGTTTCGGCTATATCCTTCCAAGTCTCAATCGGCAAAACTGTTTGAGGCCAGAAGACTCCATGCCTATCTGTATAACGCCTGTGTGGAAGACCGTAAAACCAGTTATCAGAAATTCGGAAAGTCTGTAAGCTATTTTGACCAACAGGCCGCTCTCGTCCCCTTTAAAGGATGTTGGCCTGAATATAAATCATTGAATCACGGCTCATTGCAAGCAACTGTTAAGCGAGTCGATTTTGCGTTTCAACGTTTCTTTAAGGGATTGGGTGGCTATCCTAAATTTCGTTCGATTCGCCAATACTCAGGCTGGACTTATCCCGATGCCCGTCAAGGGTTTCGAGTTCATAGTATCGGTGAAAACGGGTACCTAGAGCTTCGAGACTTGGGTATTCAGGTTCAAATGCGAGGGAAAGCACGTCAATGGGGAACTCCTAGTACCTGCACGATTGTTTATCGTCACGGGAATTGGTATGCCTCCATCACTGTTAAATGCGAAGAGATCCTTCGTCAAACAGGAACAGGAGCCATTGGAATAGATTTTGGAACCCTCGCTGCTATTGCGTTAAGTGACGGGACAAAAATAGAGAATCCTCGCTTTCTTGCCAATGCTAAGGAGAAAATTAAAAGGGCTTCTAAGCAGAAAAGACGCAAAAAAGCCCCTGACCATAAAAAACGGGTTAGAGGCTCTAACCGATGGAAGAAAGCGTCCAAAAAGGTTGCGAAACTGCAAACAAAAGTAGCTAGTCAACGTCAAGATTGGGCGCATAAGGTGTCAACACAAATTGTTAGCTGTAATAGCATGGTTGCCACTGAAAAATTGAATATCAAAGGAATGACCCGCAAGGCTAAAAAAGGAAAGCGGAAACGCCAGAAATCTGGATTGAACCGCTCTATTTTAGACGTGGGATGGGGAATGACCCGTGACATGATTGAGTATAAACTCTCGGAATGTAACGGAGTTTTTGTTGAGGTTCCCACTCAAAAAGTAAAACCTTCTCAAACCTGTCCTAAATGCGGTCATCAAGAGAAAAAGACCTTGGAGCAACGCATTCACGAATGCAAGCAATGTGGTTACACCAATGACAGGGATGTAGCTAGTGCCGAGGTTATGCTGTCATGGGCGTTAGGAACTAGCGTCCCTAATCGTGGAGGGGAAAGCTCTACTGAGAAACCCACAGTTAAATCCTGTGGAGGTTTTCAGCAACTTGCCTCCGTGAAGCGACAGAAACTCCAATCTCAGCGTAGCGGATTGGAGTAG
- the tnpA gene encoding IS200/IS605 family transposase — MATKHRKGSHSVFSVRLHFVFVTHYRRKAITSPMLERIKEMFAQVCSTMDCELLECSGEADHVHLLVDFHPKQSISAVAGCLKSATSRMLKKEFPDEVKKWYRTQSFWSGSYYVASTGGAPIEKLKEYIKNQDQPRD, encoded by the coding sequence ATGGCAACCAAGCATAGAAAAGGTTCGCATAGTGTTTTTAGCGTTAGACTGCACTTCGTCTTCGTAACCCATTACAGGCGCAAGGCAATTACTTCTCCTATGTTGGAGAGAATAAAAGAGATGTTCGCTCAGGTCTGTTCAACAATGGATTGCGAATTATTAGAATGTTCTGGTGAAGCAGACCATGTTCACCTTCTCGTAGATTTTCACCCCAAGCAATCCATTTCTGCCGTAGCTGGCTGTCTTAAGTCAGCTACCAGTCGAATGCTAAAAAAAGAATTTCCCGATGAAGTCAAGAAATGGTACAGAACTCAGTCTTTTTGGTCTGGCTCCTACTACGTTGCTTCTACTGGTGGCGCACCGATTGAAAAACTAAAGGAATATATCAAGAATCAGGATCAACCAAGGGATTAA
- the murI gene encoding glutamate racemase encodes MRSVQNSPIGVFDSGVGGLTVLRELYRQLPQESMLYFADTARLPYGNRSGAEILQYVREILVWMSQQNVKMVIMACNTSSALALDIVRSEFNFPILGVILPGARAAVKQGQRIGVISTPATAKSNAYRQAIQEINPKAQVWQVGCAEFVPLIEANRIHDPYTKQVAWKYLAPLLAQNIDTLVYGCTHYRHLSPIFQEIIPPTVNLIDPANFVVAAAKKELELMGLRHNEPPLPTRFAVSGCPQTFSQISQQWLGYYPLTEQVSLPMTINPSLVREELEILE; translated from the coding sequence ATGAGAAGTGTTCAAAACAGTCCTATTGGTGTGTTCGATAGTGGTGTGGGGGGATTGACTGTTTTACGCGAACTGTACCGCCAGTTACCCCAGGAGTCTATGCTTTATTTTGCAGATACGGCTCGCTTACCCTACGGTAATCGTTCTGGGGCAGAGATATTACAGTATGTCCGCGAGATTTTGGTCTGGATGAGCCAACAAAATGTTAAAATGGTCATTATGGCTTGTAATACCAGTTCAGCCTTAGCGTTAGATATTGTTCGCAGTGAGTTTAATTTTCCCATTTTAGGGGTTATTTTGCCAGGAGCGAGGGCGGCGGTTAAGCAAGGTCAACGCATTGGCGTGATTTCTACACCAGCTACGGCAAAAAGTAATGCCTACCGTCAAGCGATTCAAGAAATTAACCCGAAAGCTCAAGTCTGGCAAGTGGGATGTGCTGAGTTTGTTCCCTTAATTGAAGCCAATCGTATCCATGACCCCTATACTAAACAAGTGGCCTGGAAATATTTAGCTCCTTTGCTGGCTCAAAATATCGATACTTTAGTTTATGGTTGTACCCATTATCGTCACCTATCCCCCATTTTTCAAGAGATTATTCCCCCGACGGTTAATCTGATTGATCCGGCGAATTTTGTCGTAGCAGCCGCTAAAAAAGAACTAGAATTAATGGGACTACGCCACAATGAACCACCTCTACCGACTCGTTTTGCTGTTAGTGGTTGTCCGCAAACTTTTTCTCAGATTTCTCAACAATGGTTAGGGTATTATCCGTTGACGGAACAAGTTTCTCTCCCTATGACGATTAATCCTTCTTTGGTTCGGGAGGAATTAGAAATTCTTGAATAA
- a CDS encoding N-acetylmuramoyl-L-alanine amidase: MRFHWLLLSLLSTLLVALPAEAGKLLYWRFESNQNRLIFTTDSQVQPRAQLIPNPTRIVLDLPGVVLGRSAVEQLIGGAIKSVRVGQFNAQTTRLVIEMAPGYTLDPQQVKVRGISPTQWTVDLPTPQRMGNSSTPTPLPTQSPTPERSLPGPSSRRSNDFQVTRNGLFVRLDRNGNDNQIRVNRSDDQQTIEISLGGVSLPKSLLNQSLPVNTYGVSDIQFEQNPTSPADARISLRVSPDSPNWQGYYSRLGGLVLLPKGGLSQVQDLRPPEPSGNTPPVNNLAQSRKPIISAIELSNRNTQLLIRANQSIRGTGNLDRRTGIYTIRIPNAQLSETLSGPELGRNSPIYELKVRQVDGNTVEILVRPSLGIRFGSLTQANQQILALDIRSLSPSVRSPNPNPSPIDVSPPWNTSLPPLTSYPSDSVSGTPRGRVLVVIDPGHGGKDPGAIGLGGLQEKNVILPISLDVSRLLQERGVQVMLTRNADYFVSLQGRTQMANQARANIFVSIHANAVGGGRTEVNGLEVYYHGNRELADAIHRSIRRTVNIRDRGVRQARFYVLRTSRMPSSLVEVGFVTGAEDNANLSNPAYRQQMAQAIAQGILDYIQQKRL; this comes from the coding sequence GTGAGATTTCACTGGCTACTACTGAGTCTCTTAAGCACCCTGCTAGTTGCCTTACCCGCAGAAGCAGGAAAACTATTATATTGGCGTTTTGAGTCGAATCAAAATCGCTTAATTTTTACCACAGATTCTCAGGTACAACCCAGAGCCCAATTGATTCCCAATCCCACCCGCATTGTCCTTGACCTCCCTGGCGTGGTTTTAGGACGGTCTGCGGTGGAGCAACTGATTGGGGGAGCCATTAAAAGTGTTCGAGTAGGGCAGTTTAACGCCCAAACAACCCGCCTAGTCATTGAAATGGCACCTGGCTACACCCTCGATCCCCAACAGGTTAAGGTGCGGGGAATTTCCCCCACTCAGTGGACGGTAGATCTGCCGACTCCCCAACGGATGGGCAATTCTTCGACCCCCACCCCGTTACCGACCCAATCCCCAACCCCTGAGCGATCGCTGCCGGGTCCATCATCAAGGCGATCAAACGATTTTCAAGTGACCCGTAACGGGTTATTTGTGCGTCTAGACCGCAATGGCAACGATAATCAGATTCGGGTCAATCGTAGCGATGATCAACAAACCATCGAAATTTCCCTCGGAGGTGTAAGCCTCCCAAAGTCTTTGCTCAACCAATCCTTACCCGTTAATACCTACGGCGTGAGTGATATTCAGTTTGAGCAAAATCCCACCTCTCCTGCTGACGCACGCATTAGCCTACGGGTATCCCCAGATAGTCCCAACTGGCAAGGCTATTATTCCCGCTTAGGAGGACTGGTACTCTTGCCCAAAGGGGGATTATCTCAGGTTCAAGATTTAAGGCCGCCTGAGCCTTCTGGGAATACCCCTCCCGTTAATAACCTTGCTCAAAGCCGAAAACCGATTATTTCTGCCATTGAACTGAGTAATAGGAACACTCAATTGTTGATTCGGGCTAACCAATCCATTCGGGGAACTGGCAATCTTGATCGCCGCACAGGAATTTACACCATTCGCATTCCTAACGCCCAACTCTCGGAAACCCTAAGCGGTCCCGAATTGGGGCGCAATAGTCCGATTTATGAGTTAAAGGTGCGTCAAGTGGATGGGAATACAGTGGAGATTCTGGTTAGACCCTCTTTGGGCATTCGCTTTGGCAGTCTCACCCAAGCTAATCAACAAATTTTGGCCTTAGACATTCGGTCTTTGAGTCCCTCCGTTCGTAGTCCTAATCCTAATCCTAGTCCCATTGATGTTTCTCCACCGTGGAATACATCCTTACCCCCTCTAACTTCCTATCCTTCGGATTCGGTTTCCGGAACCCCTAGGGGAAGGGTATTGGTGGTCATTGACCCTGGCCACGGGGGCAAAGATCCCGGTGCTATTGGACTGGGGGGGTTGCAAGAGAAAAATGTCATCCTGCCAATTTCTTTGGATGTGTCTCGCTTGTTGCAAGAACGGGGAGTCCAGGTGATGCTGACCCGCAATGCGGATTATTTTGTCAGTCTGCAAGGGCGTACCCAAATGGCTAATCAGGCCAGGGCTAATATTTTTGTCAGCATCCACGCCAATGCGGTTGGGGGTGGGCGTACGGAGGTTAATGGGTTGGAGGTGTATTATCATGGGAATCGAGAGTTAGCGGATGCGATTCACCGCAGTATTCGTCGGACGGTCAACATCAGAGACCGGGGGGTCAGACAGGCACGATTTTACGTCCTCAGAACCTCTCGAATGCCTTCTTCTTTAGTCGAAGTTGGGTTTGTGACCGGGGCTGAAGATAATGCTAATTTGAGCAATCCTGCTTATCGTCAACAAATGGCTCAGGCGATCGCTCAGGGAATTTTAGATTATATTCAACAAAAACGACTCTAA
- a CDS encoding arsenate reductase family protein: MIVVIHHNPECGTSRNVLKVIEASGYTPVVIEYLKEGWTKPQLLALFAAADLTPRSALRTTKSPAQELGLLEENVNDEVILEAMINYPVLVNRPIVCTAKGVKLCRPSETVLDILDQYPPGPFFKEDGSLMIDEQGKRVA, from the coding sequence ATGATAGTCGTAATCCACCATAATCCAGAATGTGGGACATCCCGAAATGTTCTTAAAGTCATTGAAGCATCTGGGTATACTCCTGTGGTGATTGAATACCTAAAAGAGGGCTGGACTAAACCTCAGTTGTTGGCACTCTTTGCGGCGGCCGATTTAACACCTCGTTCTGCTTTACGAACAACCAAGTCTCCGGCTCAAGAACTTGGACTTCTAGAAGAGAATGTCAATGACGAGGTCATTCTTGAGGCAATGATTAATTACCCTGTGTTAGTGAACAGACCGATTGTTTGCACTGCAAAGGGTGTCAAACTTTGTCGTCCAAGTGAAACTGTTCTTGATATTTTAGATCAGTATCCACCAGGTCCTTTTTTCAAGGAAGATGGAAGTTTAATGATTGACGAACAAGGTAAGAGAGTTGCTTAA
- the arsH gene encoding arsenical resistance protein ArsH, with translation MSMSFSHPPRILFLYGSLRERSYSRLLAEEAARIIQGFGAEVKFFDPHGLPIYGAEPDSHPKVQELRELSLWSEGQVWSSPELHGNLSGLMKTQIDWIPLNIGSIRPTQGKTLAVMQVSGGSQSFNAVNSLRILGRWMRMFTIPNQSSVPKAYQEFNDDGSMKESAYRDRVVDVMEELYRFTILLREQVNELTDRYSERKVANLKQSEEVTKNAS, from the coding sequence ATGTCTATGAGCTTTAGTCATCCGCCTCGAATTCTTTTTCTATACGGCTCCTTAAGAGAACGTTCCTACAGTCGTTTGTTAGCAGAAGAAGCGGCACGGATTATTCAAGGATTTGGTGCAGAAGTAAAATTCTTTGATCCTCACGGGTTGCCTATTTATGGAGCCGAACCTGATAGCCATCCTAAAGTCCAAGAACTTAGGGAGCTTTCCCTCTGGTCAGAAGGGCAAGTCTGGTCTAGCCCAGAATTACATGGAAATTTGTCCGGTCTGATGAAGACTCAAATTGACTGGATTCCTCTCAATATCGGTTCTATTCGCCCTACGCAAGGCAAAACTCTAGCTGTCATGCAAGTTTCTGGTGGTTCGCAATCCTTTAATGCAGTCAACTCGTTGCGGATTTTGGGACGGTGGATGCGGATGTTTACAATTCCTAATCAGTCCTCAGTTCCCAAAGCCTACCAGGAATTTAATGATGACGGAAGTATGAAAGAGTCAGCATATCGTGATCGTGTTGTTGATGTTATGGAAGAACTCTATCGGTTTACGATCTTACTCCGCGAACAGGTGAACGAACTCACTGACCGCTACAGTGAACGCAAGGTTGCTAATCTCAAACAATCTGAAGAAGTAACAAAAAATGCCTCCTAA